A window of the Alnus glutinosa chromosome 4, dhAlnGlut1.1, whole genome shotgun sequence genome harbors these coding sequences:
- the LOC133866513 gene encoding high mobility group B protein 7-like, with the protein MAGGGVKGRKRVEASSDAQAASASLLRAKDGSAFARCEECKKDVPVVLISMHSCTLDAKIRLNLEAQVEEMSSEPKKPAERKKSSATEPKAKKAKTGKKGKDPNKRKRPPTAFFIFMDDFRKEYKEAHPGNKDVKTVAKEGGEKWKSLSDEEKKVYVDKASELKAEYDKALQTDNAEDEDGDGGSEKEVDVKEVEVEVEDKEVEVEGKEAEVVEEKEVEEEVASDGE; encoded by the exons ATGGCGGGTGGTGGAGTAAAGGGGAGGAAGAGAGTGGAGGCGTCGTCCGATGCCCAGGCTGCCTCTGCTTCTCTCCTTCGAGCCAAGGATGGCAGCGCTTTTGCCCgatg TGAAGAGTGCAAAAAGGATGTGCCGGTGGTACTCATCAGCATGCACAGCTGCACCCTCGATGCTAAGATCAGATTGAATCTCG AAGCCCAGGTTGAGGAGATGTCCTCCGAGCCCAAGAAGCCTGCAGAGAG GAAGAAATCAAGTGCGACAGAGCCAAAAGCCAAGAAAGCAAAAACCGGGAAGAAGGGCAAGGATCCCAACAAACGCAAGCGTCCTCCCACTGCCTTCTTTATCTTCAT GGATGACTTTAGAAAGGAGTATAAGGAAGCGCATCCCGGGAACAAGGATGTCAAAACG GTCGCAAAGGAGGGTGGTGAGAAGTGGAAATCCTTGAGTGATGAA GAGAAGAAAGTGTACGTGGATAAAGCTTCCGAGCTCAAGGCAGAGTATGACAAGGCCTTGCAGACTGACAATGCTGAAGATGAAGAC GGTGATGGAGGTTCAGAGAAGGAAGTGGATGTCAAGGAAGTGGAAGTGGAAGTGGAAGACAAGGAAGTGGAAGTGGAAGGCAAGGAAGCGGAAGTGGTGGAAGAGAAGGAAGTTGAAGAGGAAGTAGCATCTGATGGAGAGTAG
- the LOC133866820 gene encoding uncharacterized protein At5g43822 isoform X1 yields the protein MEALVKKYQQKFKKVRDEMNRWDDLQSRLLSQFRNVSSIIERLQVLQDSKNYGALNCVDNIVDTVLRKQMESLEIILVSMKKTMEEFHRIVLSIEKIHGDSRQQIKGGSGKPSAKQLQQRIGIKPSLADCLDGLMVLYDMHHSEYLLKKSVVSALPALTFKPSASDLCALQQLLVDQPNIPKEEVQSIFDVIFAEEIC from the exons ATGGAAGCGTTAGTGAAGAAATATCAGCAAAAGTTCAAAAAGGTTAGGGACGAGATGAACCGTTGGGATGACCTCCAATCTCGCTTACTTTCACAGTTCAGGAATGTCTCCTCCATCATCGAGAGGTTGCAG GTGCTTCAGGACTCCAAAAACTATGGTGCTCTGAATTGCGTGGACAACATTGTAGACACGGTGCTAAGAAAGCAGATGGAGTCTTTGGAGATTATTTTGGTTTCTATGAAAAAAACCAT GGAAGAGTTTCATAGAATTGTTTTGTCAATTGAGAAGATTCATGGAGATAGTAGACAGCAAATTAAAGGTGGTTCTGGTAAGCCGAGTGCGAAACAACTGCAGCAACGAATTGGCATAAAACCCAGTCTGGCTGATTGCTTAGATGGGCTTATGGTTCTTTATGACATGCACCATTCAGA GTACCTTCTTAAAAAATCAGTGGTTTCAGCACTACCAGCACTTACCTTTAAACCCAG TGCCAGTGACCTATGTGCTCTCCAACAACTCTTGGTTGATCAGCCTAACATCCCCAAAGAGGAAG TTCAATCCATCTTTGATGTGATATTTGCAGAAGAAATTTGTTGA
- the LOC133866820 gene encoding uncharacterized protein At5g43822 isoform X2, which yields MEALVKKYQQKFKKVRDEMNRWDDLQSRLLSQFRNVSSIIERLQVLQDSKNYGALNCVDNIVDTVLRKQMESLEIILVSMKKTMEEFHRIVLSIEKIHGDSRQQIKGGSGKPSAKQLQQRIGIKPSLADCLDGLMVLYDMHHSEYLLKKSVVSALPALTFKPSASDLCALQQLLVDQPNIPKEEEEIC from the exons ATGGAAGCGTTAGTGAAGAAATATCAGCAAAAGTTCAAAAAGGTTAGGGACGAGATGAACCGTTGGGATGACCTCCAATCTCGCTTACTTTCACAGTTCAGGAATGTCTCCTCCATCATCGAGAGGTTGCAG GTGCTTCAGGACTCCAAAAACTATGGTGCTCTGAATTGCGTGGACAACATTGTAGACACGGTGCTAAGAAAGCAGATGGAGTCTTTGGAGATTATTTTGGTTTCTATGAAAAAAACCAT GGAAGAGTTTCATAGAATTGTTTTGTCAATTGAGAAGATTCATGGAGATAGTAGACAGCAAATTAAAGGTGGTTCTGGTAAGCCGAGTGCGAAACAACTGCAGCAACGAATTGGCATAAAACCCAGTCTGGCTGATTGCTTAGATGGGCTTATGGTTCTTTATGACATGCACCATTCAGA GTACCTTCTTAAAAAATCAGTGGTTTCAGCACTACCAGCACTTACCTTTAAACCCAG TGCCAGTGACCTATGTGCTCTCCAACAACTCTTGGTTGATCAGCCTAACATCCCCAAAGAGGAAG AAGAAATTTGTTGA